CCTCTGTCTCCTGGAACATGGGCACCATAGGCGGTGTTCCACAGGTCACTGATCGAGGTGGTTTCGGCAGCAAATCCATCTGCGAAACGGGCAATGGTCTCATTGCGGGAAATGCCAGTCTTGATGGTCAGGAGTGCATCTTTTTGCTCTGGAATGTTGCTGCTGAAGACATCACCGACCCTCTGGGCAAGCTGTTCAGGCGTCACATCCTGCAGTTGCTGGATGGCAGGAAAGTCCACAGCATAGCCTTCAAAACCCTTCAAAGAGAGGTTGAACCCATCAAACCTGCCGCTCTCTGCGAAGTACACCCGGGCTTCCTTGCCTGCCCAGGAGACCAGACGCAGATCCAGCATGGTGTCGGTGGCAGAGTTGTAATCTGCAAAATACACTTCCAGTCCGTTGCCCAGGGCCAGGGTGGTGCCTTTCAGGCGACTCAGGCCCTGTGGGGTGGAAGGAAGGTCCTCATACCACATGGTGCGGGCCTCCAGGTTGGCCCTGGGAGCCACATACTCACTGACCACCAGACTGGTGAGGGACACGAGGGTGGCCACCAGGACCACCGGTTTTGAAATCCATGCAAAAGAGATGCCACCGCTTTGCATCGCAATGATTTCCCGTTCGGTGTTCATGCGGCCAAACGCCAGCACGGTCATCAGCACCACGGCCATCGGGGCCACCTTCACAAAACTGTCCGGAACCTGCATGCCCAGCCAGATGAAGATTTTGATCAGTGGAACGCCATCGAGGTACTGGGACCCCACAAAAAAGTAACCGAACAGGATCACTGCGGTGTACAGCACGATCCCCAGCATGAGTGGGGGCAGAATCTCTGCATAGATGTATTTCCTGAGACGCATGTTTGGGGTACCTACCTG
Above is a genomic segment from Deinococcus cellulosilyticus NBRC 106333 = KACC 11606 containing:
- a CDS encoding LptF/LptG family permease; this translates as MRLRKYIYAEILPPLMLGIVLYTAVILFGYFFVGSQYLDGVPLIKIFIWLGMQVPDSFVKVAPMAVVLMTVLAFGRMNTEREIIAMQSGGISFAWISKPVVLVATLVSLTSLVVSEYVAPRANLEARTMWYEDLPSTPQGLSRLKGTTLALGNGLEVYFADYNSATDTMLDLRLVSWAGKEARVYFAESGRFDGFNLSLKGFEGYAVDFPAIQQLQDVTPEQLAQRVGDVFSSNIPEQKDALLTIKTGISRNETIARFADGFAAETTSISDLWNTAYGAHVPGDRGKVITAADRYAARMELHGKLAIPFANLVLALISMPLAIRYGRGTGVSLGVSVLIVVVYYLTLLLGRAFASAGLIPPEIGLWFANVFFTLVGWRLIRRVS